The DNA sequence TAGGCAGGTAAGGATTTGAGTCTGTCCTTATAGTACTGCAGTTCTCAGGCTGTAGATTCCTGACCATGTTCAGCCTCCTGCTGGCCTTGGTTCTGCCTTTCTCTTTGTCAGTGGGAAACTGTATCGATAACAGGCCAGAACTCAGGTATGGGGAAAAGAGAGTTAAggggaaaaattcttttttgaAAATCCTCTTTTGAAGCTGAGAAAAGTTTTCTTGGTTTCAGTTAAAACTGGGTTTTAACACAACTTTCTTAGCAATTGAGACAAACCTTAACTCTAAAAGTCTTCCTTCAGGTTTCACAGCCCTTTTGTCAACTCAGCATACAAGGTCAGTCGCTCAGTTTTCAAAATGCTGGGGGATGCTTGAATGTGCTTTGAAGGGGACAAATTTTAGCATAAGGATTAATTTAAACTAGTTCCTGAATTAGTTCTGCAAAAGCAGAACCCTTCATTGTTTTCCATTCTTGAACATTGTATTGGCTTGGATTGTTGGGAATGTAACTTCTTCCCCCCCAGTAACTGAACTCTAATACTGCTGCACTGTTTACTTGTACTGAAGCCTTGGTTTCCTGTCAAATTCTCCTAATGGGGAGCAGAACTGCACAGGCTCAGATAGTGCCCTTGTAATTATAAAATATACCTGAATTACACTACTAGGAGCATGTTATGACACAACTGAAGTGGCATTAGTTACCTTAGATGAAATTTCTTATTTTACTATCTTAGCTATTTGAAATAGGTATTTATAGTCTAAACCACTTTttcagtctttaaaaaaaacaaacaaaacaaaacccccaaccatcaaaaacaacaaaatagcCCTCCAAACCTGGAGTATTGAGGTTGTGACATATATGACAGACATATgtctgtcttttttttaaaagcaaaacaacaaaaacttaAGGAAGTGAGATGACCTTCCTTGATTAGATGTAAATCCCTGTGTAATTAATGACCTTATTGTTGCTATTAACCAGTTTATACAGCAGCACTGTACATTGCTGGGTGGATGCTAACCACATTTTCCTCCCTGAATTATAAAGGCACAGTTGTTCATGAATTTCCCTACTTAGAGATGGCCAAATAAGGAAAACAACTTTAGTACTGTACAGCCTCAGTTATCCTTACTTTGTTGAAGAGGAACATGATCCTTCACAACGGCTCAAAGTGACATTTGTGGAACAGCCTTTGTAAGTTATTTCTTCTTCATATTCAACTTCTCTACAATGCTCTGTCAaatgtaaaaagaaataatttctgctaTAATTCATCTTGGTCTTCTTGAGTGACCTTTGTTAGATGCCCAAAGCCTCCATATTTGGTTTCCTGGAAAACCATTCTTATTGCATGAGATAATTAACAAGTCACAAGTGAGTTACACAGCAAGAGAAGGTTTTAAACTGGGCATTAAAGTTGCAGGAGAGGCTTACCCTGGAGgacagcaaaagaaaagaataaattttaagaaAACAGAAGTTGTTGGAATTacaaataagcaaaaaaatccAGTTAAGAATATAGTACACATTCAGTCCAGTATGGAAAAACTAATCCTATGCTGAGAACACAAAGATGCAAAGAGAACAACCAGTTTGCTCATTCTGGTAGAATTATTTCTGGTTCACAGACTTTACTTATTTGAAAATTGCTTAATTTACTCATTTTAAGGATATATTTATAGGTAGCCAGAAGTTCACAACTTGCCTTGCTAGGGAGAATGTGTAATGCTACATGTTAGGTAACAAGTGTATGTGTCAGTGTTGTATTTTCCCTGTCTTGAAGCACCACACCAAGCACTTTATGAAGCAGAGAGCTGACTGAAAACACAAGTTTTGCAAGGAGTTCAAAGATAGTGTTTGAAGTTTATATTAAGGAGACAAAAATGTTGAAAACTGTGAAGGCCATTCATACACTGCTCACACCTGATTCTGCACAATAATCTTTTAAGCACAGTTAGGTCCTCTGCTGAGAGAAAGGTTATAGATTATTGAACATTATTGCAGGGGAGGCTCAGTTAATGCTGTAGTAtgactttgggatttttttaaatgggaaaataaGATTACTACTACCTGGGCAGTAGACTAAGATGCTGTATCTATATGCCCAAGTGTGTGAGAGCTAACGGGAAGGCTGCAGGGTAATGAGGGGATAGCCTGTTCCAATAACAAGTTTCTTACACTGTTTTTTAAGATGTCAAAGTTATGTGGCTCTCCTGAAGTGCATCCTGTAAGACTCTTTAACTCACACTTCTTAATGTTTAAAATATTGAATAGCAGGGAACCTGTATGAAATCCAAGACATCAGACAATAGCTTTAGAAAAGTAACTGCAGAAAGGACAAAAATGATGAGCCAATGGATACAAACATGATCATAGCCAAAGGGTACATAAAGAAAATTCATACGCTCATCCAAAAAAAGGCATTCAAAGCAAATCCGTGATGGAGGAAATGAGATGGAGATACATTACCGTGCGGCACTGTTGATGGCACAACAGAGGACAGGGATGTTGAAAGTCCAGAGGTGAGAGGAGGAGATGATGTCGTGCGGGCAGTGGTCAGTGTTGTTGTTCGCAGGGAACTCTGTTCAACTGACTCTGTAGAAGCCGTTGTGATAACATGGGGAGCAAAGGTAATAGTTGTAGACAAAACAGTTGGGATCAACGCTGGCCTAGACTGGGCAGAGATACTGGTAGGGACAGCGAATGAAGATGTTTTGCCGTGTGGAGTCGATGTGGTGTTTTGGAAGTAAGGATGTGTCGTGCTCTCAGTAGACCTAAATGTGGAAGTAGTCAGAGATGTAGGCACGGATGTTGTACTGACGGTTGAGGCCAAAGCAGAAGAGAATGGAGACGTGGCAGTGGATGGCAGCCGGGTGCTGAGCGGGctgctgggggcaggcagagagctgggatttgGAGAGGTTTCCAGAGGCACTTCTGTGGAGACAGAGGTCCTGAAGGTGCTGCTGATGGAGGAGGTGGCTGTGGTCTGGTGCATGGTCACAGGTGGCCCAATGTGTGGCACAGTTGACTGTTCATGGGTGAAGGCTGCCAGGAGGAAGGCACAGGTAAAATTGAGAATGCCCACCTGGACACTTCTCTCCCCTTGCTCAGACATGATGGGACAATCaaaaaagcaaagcaggaaCACATGCACATATCCAGAGAGAGACATATTtcagaaatgaagaaattaaaaaccaaatGAGGATCCACCTGTGGAGATGCAAAGGCAGTCACTCACCACATTGCACCACTTGCCAATATCCAGTCTCCAAGCAATGGCTGCCTGGCAGTAACTGCCCTACTTGCCCAGTGTAGAGCTCAGCATGATATTCTGTGGCATGCAGTGTCTGCTTGGACTCTGGTTTGCGCCAGCTATGCAGGCTGTGTCCCTGATGGACTCCTGACCACCCCATGCCCACTCCCTGGCTGGCAGAAGGACAAacagaggaggcccaggggtgGAGCTGGCACTCCTGATCAATCACCAAAGCACTTGTGTGCCATCAACACCAGCTGGGACTCACATCTAAAATGCAGTACCAGGAAACCTGCTGGGAACAATAATGAGCTCTGTCCCAAGCAGAGCCAGTGCACAAGCCCAGGAATACAAAGGAAAACCAATCTGGTCAATTGCAAAGTGATAGAGGGATGAGCAGCCACACAAATGCAGAACTGGGACGTGGTTTTTGAAAGAAACAGTGAAGGTAGGGAGGATCCGTCGAGTGACAGAAAAAATGAGAGCTGGAAAGAGCAAGGAGGAAAAAGATGGCTAGGAAAGAGCCTTACTGGGCTGTGAGGAGCTGACCCATGTTGAGGACATAGTTGAGGAGGGAGAAGAAGCAGGTGATGGCAGCAGGCTGGTTTTGGccgtggtgggagcagaggacTCTGTGACTGGAGACTCCTTTGCAGCACTGGCTGTTGTTGGGGAAGAAGCCCTGGGCCTCAGGGTTGTAGGTGtgggcctggggctggtgctgggagctgctgtggaggagGCTGTGGAAGTGGTGGCAGTGGATGGCAGCCGGGTGCTGAGCGGGCTGCTGGGGGCAGGTGGAGAGCTGGGATGTGGAGAGGCTGTTTCCAGAGGGGCTTCTGTGCTGCTTGGTGGGCTGGCTCCTGTGGAGACAGAGGtcctggaggtgctgctgaTGGAGGTGGTGGCTGTGATCTTCTCTGTGGTCACAGGCGGCCCGATGTGTGGCACAGTTGGCCGTCCAAGAGTGAAGGCTACCAGGAGGAAAACAGGTCAATTGCGCATTATGACAAGAGTAGCAAATGGAGGTGCTCAGAGGACTCAGATTGTGGATAGAATTTAAAATGGAATGCCAATGCTGTCGTGAGTgtttctgggaaaaaaggaacaCTGAGATTGGGAGTCTTCTCCACAAGCCACTGTCTGGCTTCTGTCCTCAAAAGGGAGGAAATGGATACAGTAGCTTCCAACAGGCAAGTTCCTAGTATTTGTTCTTAGAAGAGCACCCTGTCTGGATATGCATGTGTCCCTTCAAAGAAAAGGGAGAGCTTAATTATAGTCCCCTCTGAGATTGGCAGGGCGGGCTACATGGCAGAAACCAGTTCCCCAGAGCCATAACAAAGTAATGCCATAGTACTGCTCCAATGCAGAAATAAAGGGAGTGTAgagtaaaaattaaaacaggTATGCAGGGAACCTGTGTGGCTGGAAGGGATGAGTACAAagggaagagcagcaggaagcaCCGGGATGGATAGGAGGGAGCCTCACCAGGCTGTGCGGAGCTGAGCCATGTTGAGGACCCAGTTGAGGAGGGAGAAGAAGCAGGCGATGGCAGCAGGCTGGTTTTGGctgtggtgggagcagaggacTCTGTGACTGGAGACTCCTTTGCAGCACTGGCTGTTGTTGGGGAAGAAGCCCTGGGCCTCAGGGTTGTAGGTGtgggcctggggctggtgctgggagctgctgtggaggagGCTGTGGAAGTGGTGGCAGTGGATGGCAGCCGGGTGCTGAGCGGGCTGCTGGGGGCAGGTAGAGAGCTGGGATTTGGAGAGGTTTCCAGAGGGGCTTCTGTGCTGCTTGGTGGGCTGGCTCCTGTGGAGACAGAGGtcctggaggtgctgctgaTGGAGGTGGTGGCTGTGATTTTCTCTGTGGTCACAGGCGGCCCGATGTGTGGCACAGTTGACTGTTTGTGGGTGAAGGCTGCTGGAAGTAAAGGAGAGAGCTTTTGAGGATGAGGGCAGCAAAATTTGAAGCGGAGGTGCACAGAGGCCTCATATTCAGGATACGAAAAAaaacagcagggctgtgctgcactgaGTATTCCCTGGGAAAAATGGAGCACTGAGATTGCGGGCCCTGTCTACAAGCTGTCTGGTTTCTTTCTTAAAAAGTGAGGAAATAGATAGAGTACCTTCTAACAGGCAACATCCCACTACCAATTCCTGGGAGAACACTCTGTGTGAATATGCATTTGCCCCTTCAGGGAATAGGGAGAGTTTAAGGCCAGTTCCCTCTGAGACTGGCAGTTCAGGCTCCATGGGAGAGACCAGTGTCCCAGAGCCCTAAGTAAGTAAGGCCATACCAGTGTTCCAATGCAGAAACACAGGGGATCAagagcaaaaacaaaaacaagtcTGCAAGCAGCTTGTGTCTGGACAGAAAGAATCAAAAATGGAATGCAGGCAGGAGCCTACCAGGCTGTGCGGAGCTGAACCATGTTGAGGATACAGTtgaggagggagaagaaacaggCGATGGCAGCAGGCTGGTTTTGGccgtggtgggagcagaggacTCTGTGACTGGAGACTCCTTTGCAGCACTGGCTGTTGTTGGGGAAGAAGCCCTGGGCCTCAGGGTTGTAGGTGtgggcctggggctggtgccgggagctgctgtggaggagGCTGTGGAAGTGGTGGCAGTGGATGGCAGCCGGGTGCTGAGCGGGCTGCTGGGGGCAGGTGGAGAGCTGGGATGTGGAGAGGCTGTTTCCAGAGGGGCTTCTGTGCTGCTTGGTGGGCTGGCTCCTGTGGAGACAGAGGtcctggaggtgctgctgaTGGAGGTGGTGGCTGTGATCTTCTCTGTGGTCACAGGCGGCCCGATGTGTGGCACAGTTGACTGTTTGTGGGTGAAGGCTGCCAGGAGGGAAGCACAGGTCAGTTGTGGATGAGGACATAATGAGAAGACAAATGTGGTTACTGTAGCTCCAGACTGCGAGCACCAACATCAACAATTACAACATGCTGCACTGAGCATTTATCAGATAGAGGGAGGTGGGACCAAGGGCTCTGCCTTATAGCtgccctcttttttttctcataaaaacGCAGGAAAATGACATGCTGCTTTCCAACAGGCATGatgcctcttcctccttctgGAAGCGGAGCCTGTGTGGATGTGCACGTCTCCCAAGGAATAGGAGCACATTAAAGTTTGCCCACTTCAGAACTGACATGGTGGCCAGTGTGGGAGTGaccagagccccagggcagtACCAAATGACAACCATATCACGCTGCTGATTCAAAAAGAATTTGGAATGGAGAgcaaatttaaagaaaatatgcaAGTGGTCTGCACTCATggaaatgaaaaagagaaaagggagagCATGCAGAAGCAGAAGGACACTTAAGAGAGAACCTTACCAGGCTGTGTGGAGCTGAGCCATGTTGAGGACACAGTTGAGGAGGGAGAAGAAGCAGGTGATGGCAGCAGGCTGGTTTTGGctgtggtgggagcagaggacTCTGTGACTGGAGACTCCTTTGCAGCACTGGCTGTTGTTGGGGAAGAAGCCCTGGGCCTCAGGGTTGTAGGTGtgggcctggggctggtgctgggagctgctgtggaggagGCTGTGGAAGTGGTGACAGTGGATGGCAGCCG is a window from the Zonotrichia albicollis isolate bZonAlb1 chromosome 6, bZonAlb1.hap1, whole genome shotgun sequence genome containing:
- the LOC141729372 gene encoding uncharacterized protein LOC141729372, coding for MSSTWVSSSQPTFTHEQSTVPHIGPPVTMHQTTATSSISSTFRTSVSTEVPLETSPNPSSLPAPSSPLSTRLPSTATSPFSSALASTVSTTSVPTSLTTSTFRSTESTTHPYFQNTTSTPHGKTSSFAVPTSISAQSRPALIPTVLSTTITFAPHVITTASTESVEQSSLRTTTLTTARTTSSPPLTSGLSTSLSSVVPSTVPHEHCREVEYEEEITYKGCSTNVTLSRCEGSCSSSTKLDVEKMMVITTCGCCRPLELLKKQFKLPCQDPDNPGRRLTTEIIAFSGCVCDFDSCTH